The following coding sequences are from one Humulus lupulus chromosome X, drHumLupu1.1, whole genome shotgun sequence window:
- the LOC133806051 gene encoding uncharacterized protein LOC133806051: MAMLARVAFGSAIAAKMSLLMLPTERHYPAKAAYRGGSIMSTIIAKFTTFDLLERAKQSPFKQFFLAPPLQYSGVIIHQLLLRRVVGRGKNEYCVNFNICGQNTRFGISEFGLITGLNCGISPDQAKYKEMTKSKRLLQTYLNNKECLSSEELEDGFKRCDVKEDVWKLGLCFLVDSLLLPSEPKMKCFIDVLSMVENEDDFFNYPWRRLSYEKTLFGLAKVMERLRNKYLKNVEQKRKRPAPQYTIYGYAIALQYWAYEIFTKFSAFADQQPLAFPRMLSWSAHKMLKEKDIEGVFKKKSNLVKATLNPRPEEKEFHDSIIQGPDELLMGRVISFVDDDVELEFEREEREESPTKPDVADGHRHEQDKKEIPTPINTHHEKLLADIDTLKSNQQRMEEKLDYLIELVLSQRKGSDSEDSLSDEHLASPHHTFIMEHVVGEDSPSCKVVSPGDMAGVEFKRRRVPTKRIFGSEFTDPTKKKKKAKTIVTDPCEINPLQPYDEKQMRRFKKWVIGLKKNDKPISLLAGSCTAKWFIQLLTPRTWLDGLHIDAALGLMKERVYTYKKTYSERFTIVDSMFQQFFEPHWEQFNKKKIKSSYIWPQEVLDYLVGDDNNFKRSWKDIDEVFTPINFSGTHWVLLEISLTSCLIKAYDSDITVVSNKEFENKMSRWGKMLPFLIQSSGLLSHRKDVQLQAQKVRFEFTRLGTEKVPQTKTSGDCGVYVIKHLEYLLAKKPLSEVNDDNMDFFRKKTCVDLFYHNLQP, from the exons ATGGCAATGCTGGCCAGAGTTGCATTTGGTTCTGCAATTGCAGCCAAG ATGTCACTCCTCATGCTTCCTACTGAAAGGCATTATCCAGCAAAGGCTGCGTATAGGGGAGGGAGCATTATGAGTACAATAATAGCAAAGTTCACGACATTTGACTTGTTGGAACGAGCGAAACAGTCACCATTCAAGCAATTCTTCTTAGCTCCGCCTCTACAATATTCTGGAGTTATTATTCACCAGTTACTGCTTAGGAGAGTTGTTGGTAGAGGAAAGAACGAATACTGCGTGAATTTTAATATTTGTGGTCAGAATACAAGGTTTGGAATTAGTGAATTTGGTTTGATCACTGGATTGAATTGTGGAATTTCTCCGGATCAGGCAAAGTATAAAGAAATGACCAAGAGTAAAAGACTTCTCCAGACATACTTGAACAATAAAGAATGTTTGTCTTCTGAAGAGTTGGAAGATGGATTCAAAAGGTGCGATGTGAAAGAAGACGTATGGAAATTAGGTCTATGTTTTTTGGTAGACTCTCTTTTATTACCTAGTGAACCAAAGATGAAATGCTTTATTGATGTCCTTTCCATGGTGGAAAATGAAGATGACTTCTTCAACTATCCTTGGAGGAGATTATCGTACGAGAAGACATTATTCGGCTTGGCAAAAGTTATGGAAAGGCTAAGGAATAAATACTTGAAGAATGTTGAGCAAAAGAGAAAAAGACCAGCACCTCAGTACACAATTTATGGTTATGCCATTGCTCTGCAATATTGGGCCTATGAAATTTTCACAAAGTTCTCTGCTTTTGCTGATCAACAACCCCtggcctttccaagaatgctTAGCTGGTCAGCGCATAAAATGCTGAAAGAGAAAGATATTGAaggtgtatttaagaaaaaaagt AATCTTGTGAAGGCCACGCTCAATCCAAGACCCGAAGAGAAAGAATTTCATGACTctattattcaaggaccagatgaACTACTCATGGGACGTGTTATTAGCTTTGTAGACGATGATGTGGAATTGGAGTTTGAAAGGGAAGAACGTGAGGAATCTCCCACAAAGCCCGATGTAGCAGATGGGCATCGTCACGAGCAAGACAAGAAAGAGATACCAACTCCAATTAACACCCACCATGAAAAGTTGTTAGCTGATATTGACACTTTGAAAAGTAACCAACAAAGAATGGAGGAGAAGTTGGATTATCTAATTGAATTAGTGCTCTCGCAACGTAAAGGTAGTGATTCTGAGGATTCATTATCAGATGAGCATCTTGCTTCACCACACCATACATTTATTATGGAGCACGTTGTTGGAGAAGATAGCCCTAGCTGTAAGGTGGTATCTCCTGGAGATATGGCTGGGGTGGAATTCAAGAGAAGGAGGGTTCCAACGAAAAGAATTTTTGGTTCCGAGTTTACTGATCCAactaagaagaaaaagaaagcaaaGACAATTGTAACTGATCCTTGTGAAATTAATCCCCTACAGCCATATGACGAAAAGCAAATGAGACGTTTTAAGAAATGGGTAATTGGTTTAAAAAAGAATGATAAGCCTATTTCTCTCTTGGCTGGTTCGTGCACTGCGAAATGGTTTATTCAGCTACTTACACCACGTACATGGCTGGACGGACTG CACATTGATGCAGCTTTAGGGTTGATGAAAGAACGAGTGTACACTTACAAGAAGACTTACTCCGAAAGATTCACCATCGTGGATTCTATGTTCCAACAGTTCTTCGAACCACATTGGGAACAATTCAACAAGAAGAAAATCAAATCAAGCTACATTTGGCCACAAGAAGTGCTTGATTACTTGGTAGGTGATGATAACAATTTCAAAAGGAGTTGGAAAGACATTGATGAAGTGTTTACCCCAATTAATTTTTCTGGGACACATTGGGTGTTGTTAGAGATATCATTGACAAGCTGTCTTATAAAAGCTTATGACTCTGATATCACTGTGGTCTCCAACAAGGAGTTTGAGAATAAAATGAGCAGATGGGGAAAAATGCTACCATTTCTAATTCAATCCAGTGGGCTGTTAAGCCATAGGAAAGATGTCCAACTACAAGCACAGAAAGTGCGTTTTGAGTTCACAAGA